The Marmota flaviventris isolate mMarFla1 chromosome Y, mMarFla1.hap1, whole genome shotgun sequence DNA window GCTGGAGGTTTCTGgggtattttccatttctggctctctattcagtttttcatttagccGATGATAATGAACAAAGAGTATTGttcctttagttttcttagattttttcagagatgtggaaggcttttctgagtctcttttgcttgaattattttgaagtgtttttttacCCTTATTGGTGGACTTTAGTATCTGTAAGGACAACAGAGAGGCCATAAGGGCATTGGTTTGGGAAAAGAAGATAGGATATACATGTGAAGTAGGGGTTTGtgccagatgaaaaataaataggagtctTAGGTCGTGGGGAATGAATGCAGAAAGGAGAAGCTTGGGTTGGGTTATCTTACCTTGCTGCCTCTTCCGCATCTGGAGTGATGATAGGAagtcttcatattctttctttctttcatcgatGATGTTGACTGGGCCATATCTGCATTaggcttctgtgatttcttggttGCCTTAGCCATACTGAAGCCTCCCAGTGGTCTTCTGAAGAGCTGTAAGGATCCTAGGCATATATGTCCTCCCAAGACAATGAAGGGCCACACCCTTCAGCCTTCATTGGCCAGCAAGTTACTCCCCAGCCAATGAGGACTAAGGAGGAGGTTAGACCTCACAAAGCACTCTCTCTGACACTTCTGTACATGAAGAGGCTAGGGAGGTTGCTAGGGAAACCAGGCTATAGCTTAGATATTGCAAATCAACACTCTTGGCACTTCTGGGATGTGGGGGAGAGGAGATGCTAGGAAGGCAAAAATGATCTGGTTGGGCAAAGgagacttttctttaatatacctgAAAGAGCCACCCCACCCTAATTCTTATATAGTGTTCAATAGTGGTAGTACAGGTGGTAGAGATCTTCCTCT harbors:
- the LOC139703549 gene encoding uncharacterized protein CXorf51A-like — protein: MAKATKKSQKPNADMAQSTSSMKERKNMKTSYHHSRCGRGSKILKSTNKGKKTLQNNSSKRDSEKPSTSLKKSKKTKGTILFVHYHRLNEKLNREPEMENTPETSSISSDDLDSK